The Arachis ipaensis cultivar K30076 chromosome B07, Araip1.1, whole genome shotgun sequence genomic interval CACGTAGATGGAGAGATTTGCGACCGACGTGTAAGCGTCCCCCAGGTTTACGCGTGGGTGGCATTTATGCTTCCCACACAATTCTCGCACACTTCTCGcacaagtctctggtttttgtaccagagattTCAGAATTCACAATCGACGCGTACTCGTCTCCCATGCTTGCGCGTAGGTGTGCGAAATGGACGAGGGATGCGTAAGCGTCACTGACGCTTGCGCGTGGGGAGCTGTTGTGCTCCGAGCACCAGTGTGCACAAatgtcgcacaactctctggttttagtACCATGAGTTGTGGAAATGcgtcgacgtgtacgcgtcacccacgcttgcgcgtggatcaACCCTTTTTTTTCATACACATGAGGAGGGGCAATTACAGCACAATTTGGTAGTCATGCATGCTAAAAGGTTCAAAAACACCCAAAACTTCATGTAACACTcaagattaagcattttttcaaCATCCCAATTCAACCAAACCACCATCAATGACTCCCCATGGGCATCTCAAAAATTCAAACACAACCAAGCATACTCAAACAAACTCACTAAATCAAgcaatcacaaaattcacaaagacTCAAAAAGATGTATTGAAGAAACTATGTGcaaaggaagatcataccatggtggggtgtctcccacctagaacttttctttaacatccttaagttggacggtcatgagCTCAGATCTCTTCGCCCTCGGGTGCATCCTCAAGAAGGAACACCTCAACCTCTTTGTTGCTTttcatcttctctccatgataaagTTTCAGACGATGACCATTAACCTTGAAAATTGTGGGGCTTGAAGGGTGACTCAAGTGGAATACCCCATATGGCTCAGCTTTTTTCACCCTATAAggtccttcccaccttgatcttaACTTGCCTGAAATCAACCTCAATCTTGAGTTATAGAGGAGGACTAGGTCCCCAGCTCTAAACTCTCTCCTTTTGATGTTCCTATCATACACCGCTTTCATTCTCTCCTTGTAGAGCcttgaattctcataagcttccattCAAAGACACTCTAATTCCACTAACTATAACTTCCTTTCGATTCCGGCCCCCCAAATCCTTAGTTGCATTCTTTTACAACCCAATAAGCCTTATGTTCCACCTCTACGGGGAGATGGCAAGCCTTCCCATAGACTAACCGGAATGGGCTCATACCAATTGGTGTCTTATAAGccgtccgataagcccaaagcgcatctcCGAGCTTAGAACTCCAATCCCTCCTATGAGGCTTCACAATCTTTTCCAATATGCGCTTAATTTCTcggttagagacttcagcttggcCATTTGTTTGGGGCTGGTATGTCGTGGCCACCTTGTGGATGATGCCATACTTCTTCGTCAACCCTGTcattcttttgttacaaaaatgagagccttgatcactcacgattgctcgttgtgatccaaagcgacaaataatgttaTTCTGAACAAAAGAAAAAACCACATTAACATCATCAGTACGGGTGGGAatcgcttccacccacttggaaacatagtcAAA includes:
- the LOC107607391 gene encoding uncharacterized protein LOC107607391 translates to MEAYENSRLYKERMKAVYDRNIKRREFRAGDLVLLYNSRLRLISGKLRSRWEGPYRVKKAEPYGVFHLSHPSSPTIFKVNGHRLKLYHGEKMKSNKEVEVFLLEDAPEGEEI